One Mycolicibacterium crocinum DNA window includes the following coding sequences:
- a CDS encoding PE family protein yields the protein MTLRVVPEGLAGASAQVAALTARLAAANAAAAPMITAVLPPGADLVSLQTAAGFSAQGLEHTATATQGVTELGRSGAAVADSGAGYAATDAAAAQSYLIARGG from the coding sequence ATGACCCTGCGTGTCGTCCCGGAGGGGCTGGCCGGCGCCAGCGCACAGGTCGCTGCTCTCACCGCACGGCTTGCCGCTGCCAACGCCGCGGCCGCGCCGATGATCACCGCCGTGTTGCCGCCCGGCGCGGACCTCGTGTCGCTGCAGACCGCCGCCGGGTTCAGCGCCCAGGGCCTCGAACACACGGCAACCGCCACCCAGGGGGTGACCGAACTCGGTCGATCGGGTGCGGCGGTCGCCGACTCCGGCGCCGGCTACGCCGCCACCGATGCTGCCGCCGCCCAGTCCTACCTGATCGCACGGGGAGGCTGA